The Populus trichocarpa isolate Nisqually-1 chromosome 11, P.trichocarpa_v4.1, whole genome shotgun sequence genome has a segment encoding these proteins:
- the LOC7483619 gene encoding protein DUF642 L-GALACTONO-1,4-LACTONE-RESPONSIVE GENE 2, which translates to MFQSSTRSKWFTLFMLVFALFASAILGEDGLVTNGDFETPPITGFPKDEALVEGPTEIPGWKTNGTVELVSSGQKQGAMILIVPRGAHAVRLGNDADISQELTVEKGSVYSVTFSAARTCAQLESLNVSVLPASQTIDLQTLYNVQGWDPYALAFEAQEDKVRLVFSNPGMEDDPTCGPIIDDIAIKKLFTPERPKDNAVINGDYEEGPWMFNNVSLGVLLPTKLDEETSSLPGWIIESYRAVRYIDSYHYSVPQGKRAIELLSGKEGIISQMVETTPSKPYTMSFALGHAGDKCKQPLAVMAFAGDQAQNIHYTPDSNSTFQVANLNFTAKADRTRIAFYSVYYNTRSDDMSSLCGPVVDDVRVWFSGARRIGFGGLGLGLGLWVSVLALLY; encoded by the exons ATGTTTCAAAGCTCAACAAGAAGCAAATGGTTCACTTTGTTTATGCTCGTCTTTGCTCTTTTTGCTTCTGCAATACTTGGAGAAGATG GGTTGGTGACAAACGGTGATTTTGAAACGCCACCAATCACTGGCTTCCCCAAAGACGAGGCCCTGGTTGAAGGGCCCACCGAAATTCCAGGGTGGAAAACAAACGGCACCGTAGAGCTGGTATCCTCCGGACAGAAACAAGGTGCGATGATCCTCATTGTACCACGAGGTGCACACGCAGTAAGATTGGGGAACGACGCTGATATCAGCCAGGAATTGACGGTCGAGAAGGGATCTGTATACTCGGTCACGTTCAGTGCGGCTCGCACGTGCGCGCAGCTGGAATCTCTAAACGTGTCAGTGCTACCTGCATCACAGACCATAGACCTGCAGACATTGTATAATGTGCAAGGGTGGGACCCATACGCGTTGGCTTTTGAGGCACAGGAGGATAAAGTGAGGCTGGTTTTCTCGAATCCCGGCATGGAAGATGACCCTACTTGTGGGCCTATTATCGATGATATTGCGATCAAAAAGCTTTTCACTCCTGAGCGACCCAAAG ACAATGCAGTAATTAATGGTGATTATGAGGAAGGCCCCTGGATGTTTAATAACGTTTCACTCGGAGTCCTGCTCCCAACCAAACTGGATGAGGAAACGTCGTCGTTGCCCGGTTGGATTATCGAATCATACAGGGCTGTCCGCTACATAGACTCTTATCATTACTCCGTTCCACAAGGCAAGCGTGCCATTGAATTGCTCTCAGGCAAGGAAGGCATAATCTCACAGATGGTTGAAACAACACCCAGCAAGCCTTACACGATGTCGTTTGCCTTGGGCCATGCCGGGGACAAATGCAAGCAGCCACTTGCAGTCATGGCCTTCGCCGGTGATCAGGCCCAAAATATCCATTACACACCCGACTCCAACTCCACCTTCCAGGTTGCTAACCTCAACTTCACAGCCAAGGCCGACAGGACCCGTATTGCATTTTATAGCGTGTACTACAATACCAGGAGTGATGATATGAGCTCGTTGTGTGGGCCAGTGGTGGACGATGTTCGGGTATGGTTTTCAGGGGCAAGAAGGATTGGATTTGGGGGGCTTGGTTTGGGGCTTGGGCTGTGGGTGTCTGTTTTGGCTCTGCTTTATTAA